The Williamsia sp. DF01-3 genome has a window encoding:
- a CDS encoding ferredoxin — protein MRIEVDLDLCQGHAMCEMEAPEIFEAERESVNLLDPQPDNSHLEDVKRAVRYCPTQALKIIEE, from the coding sequence ATGAGAATCGAAGTCGACCTGGATCTGTGCCAGGGACACGCAATGTGCGAGATGGAAGCCCCGGAGATCTTCGAAGCGGAGCGCGAATCGGTGAATCTCCTTGACCCGCAACCGGATAATAGTCATTTGGAGGACGTCAAGCGCGCTGTGCGTTACTGTCCCACCCAGGCCCTCAAGATCATTGAAGAATGA